Genomic DNA from Porites lutea chromosome 4, jaPorLute2.1, whole genome shotgun sequence:
caacaacatgacacccagctagacacaacccccccttaatttgagggagacattgggCTTTGAaggacaggggtaagcccaggtacaaaaacccagcgaatctgcactctagcacaaagcatagtctttacaacaaccccacccccctggaatttaaccaggctaccccaaatgcataccagatgatagccctgtgtctgtgcaacaacatgacacccagccagacacaacccccccttaatttgagggagacattgagctttgaaagacaggggtaagcccaggtacaaaaacccagcgaatctgcactctagcacaaagcatagtctttacaacaaccccacccccctggaatttaaccagactaccccaaatgcataccagatgatagccctgtgtctgtgcaacaacatgacacccagccagacacaacccccccttaatttgagggagacattgagctttgaaagacaggggtaagcccaggtacaaaaacccagcgaatctgcactctagcacaaagcatagtctttacaacaaccccacccccctggaatttaaccaggctaccccaaatgcataccagatgatagccctgtgtctgtgcaacaacatgacacccagccagacacaaccgccccttaatttgagggagacattgacctttgaaagacaggggtaagcccaggtacaaaaacccagcgaatctgcactctagcacaaagcatagtctttactacaaccccacccccctggaatttaaccaggctaccccaaatgcataccagatgatagccccgtttctgtgcaacaacatgacacccagccagacacaacccccccttaatttgagggagacattgagctttgaaagacaggggtaagcccaggtacaaaaacccagcgaatctgcactctagcacaaagcgtAGTCTTAACAACcatccgagcaagaacaaaccagtgcaaaagttaattgcaaaaaaagtaGTCGACTGctgtgagaaaagaagatcattagttctttaggttaacattgattatagtttcaCTAGTGTGCAGTTTGtgctatgattttaaattagttggataaagtcgatgtacataggactgtatgagactttaaataaagcattgtcttgtcttgtcttgtcttacaacaaccccacccccctggaatttaaccaggctaccccaaatgtgTAGTTCTAGAATATATTCATACTCCCTTTATAGAAGGGTTTGGAAATTGTTGGCGGGTTGGGGTTCTTATAAAGGCcgcaaaatttaagtaaatgtatgaagcttgACTGTAATTTCCAGAGAGGTTGGGGGGGAGGTCTAAGAAATAATCCTTTTCGTGGGGGAAGTAtggaaaattttcggaaccacacaatggataccagatgatagctctgttttggcaaagtttgataatgaaagattttttaaaagataacgtctttattatcaaatgcaaaaatattattaatcattattttacagtatatgtttcatttgtatttgatAATGGTGATATGTCTCCGAATTTCACGGTTTAATAGAGTTCTGTAAAGGTTGCTGTACTTTAATGGACTCATTGTTGGGTTTTGGGCCAtatgaagaaaaattatcacTATACACTTATCTAGTGCGCAATAAAGTTACATTACCTTGGCCGATGAATCTTCTTTTTAGAATAACTGGTATATTGACACCTTCTGCATTGTAAAGCTGACTTGATGGTACATGTCAgttacataaacaataaaatataaaatatgacagTAAGCGTTTGTGAATTTAAATGTTATTGGACCAATCAATTTCAAGTATTTGGTAAGACAGAcaagttgtttacaaattttttggATTGGTTTTGTTATCgtacagcaagaaaagtttgtttctatAAAACCTGAAGTCTTAAGGTACGAAGCTCTTTGAAAGGGCTTGAGCTTATGTGTTTTTCTATGccaggattttcctttttaagagtaattaaacagtaATAAGAAAATCTATAACTGTAAGTCCTAAATAATCATGACCTCCtggcaaaagagaatgaaatTGTATTTTCTCTGTATGGTGTTAAAAGCGACAcagtttgttttctataaacAAGGTCAGTAAACAAGTGTTATGTTCTTTGAGTAAGCAAGATCACCAAACAGTCCTATTATTGGTTTTAATGCACctgacatcacggcggccatgttggatgataaaaacaaatgcatttctGTCCTCTGGGAACTcaactgtattttcatttttatgtattgaattgttttcaagcctggtcgccttgtcacgtggttacaatccaagaatattaaaaaccttATTTATGATTATGCGTTCATGTTTCATGATGTTTTGACTCTTCACGCAATACTGAACTTCGTAAAGTAGGAAATTGCTGCATTCACAATAAATGTAAGGTGTTGTCAGAACAGTACGGAAATCTTGCCCCAGTGTCAATATCTTCAAAGTTTATGTTCCCTACCTGAATCCAGAAATCCAGAAAAGAATTAATAGCCTTCTTttataaaacgcggacttagGTCACATTGATTCCTTTCAATCGATAGCCTGGATTCAACGTTTCAAGTTCATTTGTTTCTGGCTCCTGTGGTCTCGGGTTCTCATCCCGTTATAAAAGAATCAAAGGCTGAGAAGAGATCCGAAGTGTTTTGATACACGGATGGTGTttgcaggcaaattttcaaaatagttgtatatttttttcacacccTCGGCAAATGTAGCCACCCTGCCTGGAAATGCGGGCTCATATTCCAGTTGCAATGAAGGTCATGTGACAAAGTATCAAAATTTATGCATAATCATGTGCAAATCTAcgcataaattatcataacaTATTTCAAGTCACATGGcgtttgaaaagcaaaaacatatcATCAATACATTGAGCTAAAGGGGTCTATTGAAAAGTCTGTATGtctcatatatttttctttttaatgaaataataaaagtctgaaaaacaaatacaaatattttgaaaacttgcctGCAAACACCAGATCGACATTCAGTGAAGTAGCGAGATTGACACATTCCACAAATAGAATTGCAGCTTTTATAAGCATTCCCACACTCTGCCACACTTCTATACTTTCTCTAATTTTACCCTGTGGGAAAATAGCTCTTACATCCTTATCCAGTTGCCACAACGTTATTCAACATGTCCTACGCGAATGTTAGACGGGTGATGCTGCGGCACAAAAGAGCGGCAAAATGTcctcttttgtcaaaatttttaaatcaatgtgtCACTACAGAGGAAGGAAACTTTGTTTCCACATCGGAGCTTTTTTCCGCCTATGAAACGGCAGTTTCAATTTGGACCGACGACGATAGTGTTCACGGCCAAACAAAGTTCCTAATGAAGAGAAGTGCTTTTAATCGAGtaagttcaaaagttgaaaaagaaaacatctcaaggcattgaaggtgaaatgatctaaaatcgtttatttttatgttaacagcaactaaaaaaggaaatttccaccttttcattctcaaacaatggaaatgtcacGTACGGCGTACAAAACAACACCAGAGGATACTTCAATATTAAACTCCACCGCGCCCGTCGTATGCTTGGCCATGAATTTGGAGGTGAACAGATGTTAAGAAACATCTCCGTATTCATGGCCAGGCATCCTCCACCAGTTCCTCCAATCGAGGTGAGTGTTTACTTGAGGCTCTTTCGTTCCTTTCCTGTTGAATATCTTTTCTTCTGGTTTAATGAAATGTTACTAGCTGATCAGTATTCGCACTTTTCTTGCACAGGTGCACGACGTTCCAAGTGACCCGCGAGGCGCGGGAAAATGCGCCTTCGCCAAAAAAGACGTGGAAAGAGGACAGGTGGTGGCAGAGTACACGGGGGAGCTTATATCGATGACTGAGGCAACGAAACGCGAGGCGGAGTACGCAAGAGTAGGAAAGACATGTACCCTCATGGTCATAGATCACCGCGGCCAAAGTATCGCGTAAGTTACTGGCTTAAGCGCATTTTTGCAAATACTTTTACTACCTCCAAGACGACGTTATATAAACACGTGTAACCGTTGTTTTGACTTGACTTGTCGCCTTTGGATTTCTTTGAACTATCTTTCTGTTTCAACTTACTCGCGAGAACCAACAGTTACCCAGTATGTTATGAATATATGTGGGATATTCTTAATGTTTGTGTTAAGTTGTACACACTAAaacgttatttattatttactttcagaATTGATCCTTACTATGGTGATATTCATGCCGAACTAAACTTGGCGGCAACTATCAACCATTCAAGGCAAAACGCAAATTTAAAGCCCTATGTTGATGATACATCATCGCGAGCAAGAGTGTTTTTCGTTGCTTTGCATGATATTCCACAATCTGTGGAATTCCTCTGGAATTACGGCGACGCAGATTGGGAATATCATACAAACAGTCAAACTCTTCCACCCTAGCTTTtaccgtttctttttcttctttattctttcccttttttcttaatcataactatagtaaaattctcaaatctgattgacTATCAACTGTGCTGATTTCACCACTTATAGGCCAATACGCGTTATGCCTACTAATTGGACATCACGCACCATTGCAATTGCGCactcaaatgctttttttctcaccgctagcaaaaaaatctcggaagttcttgcgttttaattttgaaaaatcctaaaatatcacacattttgttatagttatataTGATTAAGTTGTAACAAACGTTCATGCAACCCAATAGGGTCTGTAATCATAATCGAGATTTAAGTAATCACTCCCGCTGCACGGTCCTCCGATTTTTTGTTGATCACGCGCatcattacagaccgaattggattcTACTTAGTCCATCTATTGCCCTTATtactaaatttacaatttatcgtGACGTTATTACAATACATACGGTACTTGTTtcatcccccttttttgtcaatttgggCTAACCGGCATTACCAAACAGGCAATAattgcctttacctttttttgtctatcgatgccaaaaattgatttttatgtTGACATTTGTTATTCAGTAAGATGTTCTCAGAAATATCTGCTTTGCGCTACATTTCAGTCATGCATGCAATTTGATTACGGaccaaaagtaaagttttgttttattgtgcgCGAGTGATTTTACGAGCTAGCTTTGCGCGCTCGAAAtgagttttagcatcgacgacggctacagcaacgaaaacgtcacttttaaaatgaatttgcgtttttcaaattttatcgcgttaattccaattcactgaaaatgtctagtgtaggcaaatttccctggagttgatttcttaaggactgcactcaagtttagaaagacaaagaaaatttccctatcgcttgtttacgtcctccataaaacgtgaaattaggctcgtagtcgtgcagcaatggcaaagaaatgtgcaaaaaagtgatctgcacgtgtaaacgtgatgtt
This window encodes:
- the LOC140935413 gene encoding N-lysine methyltransferase KMT5A-A-like; the encoded protein is MLGHEFGGEQMLRNISVFMARHPPPVPPIEVHDVPSDPRGAGKCAFAKKDVERGQVVAEYTGELISMTEATKREAEYARVGKTCTLMVIDHRGQSIAIDPYYGDIHAELNLAATINHSRQNANLKPYVDDTSSRARVFFVALHDIPQSVEFLWNYGDADWEYHTNSQTLPP